In Arthrobacter ramosus, one DNA window encodes the following:
- a CDS encoding uracil-DNA glycosylase, whose translation MTPPVPVSPFFAPHIAPVNQHVEFLRKLRPGFEVPYVDPMHSVEECRIVTLFSNNSEASSRGVVWAGDDAAATRLLGLQFQLGLRPEWMMPWNTHPWFTPGEANGKLTPEQVAAGLKPLLAFLKLVPRASAIVAHGTEANRLAQMLLKTDNQLIWRRGLKVYKARSLHGRAFAGSKERQTEWLIEMGRSYADAMARAGLQAGRR comes from the coding sequence GTGACTCCACCGGTACCGGTCAGCCCCTTCTTCGCCCCGCACATCGCACCGGTGAACCAGCATGTGGAGTTCCTCCGCAAGCTCCGCCCCGGCTTCGAAGTCCCCTATGTGGATCCGATGCACTCGGTGGAGGAGTGCCGGATTGTCACCCTGTTTTCCAACAACAGCGAGGCCTCCTCGCGGGGCGTTGTCTGGGCGGGCGACGACGCCGCCGCCACCCGGCTACTGGGCCTGCAGTTCCAGCTCGGCCTGCGCCCGGAATGGATGATGCCGTGGAACACCCACCCGTGGTTCACTCCGGGCGAGGCGAACGGAAAGCTGACTCCCGAGCAGGTCGCCGCCGGCCTGAAGCCGCTCCTCGCTTTCCTCAAACTCGTTCCACGCGCCTCGGCGATCGTCGCCCACGGAACGGAAGCCAACCGCCTGGCGCAGATGCTCCTCAAGACTGACAACCAGCTGATCTGGCGCCGCGGCTTGAAGGTCTACAAGGCCCGTTCGCTGCACGGGCGCGCCTTCGCCGGTTCCAAGGAACGCCAGACCGAATGGCTGATCGAAATGGGCCGCTCCTACGCGGACGCCATGGCCCGCGCGGGTCTCCAGGCCGGTCGGCGCTAG
- a CDS encoding DoxX family protein, with amino-acid sequence MKFLLPSQTSSSRGVAFLRIVFGGLLLLHGVQKLLAGQPAFEATIAAMGVQKAELMSWLVIWGETGLGALLVLGALTRVAGFLAALMYAGIWFVTESGKPLLSDSPGINAELLILYIALALAFAFIGSGAVSLDRKLFAGKPARKSRRQAP; translated from the coding sequence GTGAAATTCCTCCTTCCCTCGCAGACCTCGTCCTCGCGTGGCGTCGCATTTCTGAGGATCGTGTTCGGCGGCCTTTTGCTGCTGCATGGAGTCCAGAAGCTGCTCGCGGGACAGCCTGCGTTCGAGGCAACCATCGCTGCCATGGGTGTTCAAAAAGCGGAGCTGATGTCCTGGCTCGTTATCTGGGGCGAAACCGGGTTGGGCGCACTTTTGGTGCTCGGCGCCCTGACCAGGGTGGCTGGCTTCCTGGCAGCCCTCATGTACGCAGGGATCTGGTTTGTCACCGAATCAGGCAAGCCGCTGTTGAGCGATAGTCCCGGAATCAACGCTGAGCTGCTCATTCTGTATATCGCACTGGCGTTGGCGTTTGCCTTCATTGGTTCCGGGGCGGTTTCGCTGGACCGGAAACTGTTTGCCGGGAAGCCAGCCCGGAAGTCACGGCGCCAGGCGCCCTAG
- a CDS encoding NADP-dependent isocitrate dehydrogenase yields the protein MAKIIYTHTDEAPMLATYSFLPIVEAFASTAGVEVETRDISLAGRIIAVFGDYLTEEQGISDALAELGELAKKPEANIIKLPNISASVPQLKAVIAELQGQGYALPDYPDNPSSDEETDIRSRYDKIKGSAVNPVLREGNSDRRAPLSVKNYARQNPHSMGAWSADSKTNVAHMTADDFRSNEKSVVIPADDTIKIQIVREDGTVKVLKPAFPVLAGEVVDGTVLRAAALDEFLAAQVVRAKEEGVLFSAHLKATMMKISDPVIFGHVVKAYFSELFDTYGKQIAAAGLSANNGLASILKGLDELPEDVREGIKAAIKKGLADGPALAMVDSDKGITNLHVPSDIIVDASMPAMIRSSGHMWGPDGKEADTLAVIPDSCYADVYQVVIDDCRAHGAFDPTTMGTVPNVGLMAQAAEEYGSHNKTFEVEYAGTMQVVDSSGTVLIEHQVSPGDIWRACQTKDVPIRDWVKLAVTRARASKMPAVFWLDETRAHDAQLIAKVKEYLKDHDTEGLQIEIMSPEKATAFTLERIRKGEDTISVTGNVLRDYLTDLFPILELGTSAKMLSVVPLINGGGLFETGAGGSAPKHVQQLLQENHLRWDSLGEFLALAVSFEHLATTTGNARAQVLADTLDRATGTFLLDNKSPKRRVGELDNRGSHYYLAKYWAQELAQQTDDAELAAAFSAVAGALTSNEETIIAELLAVQGSPADIGGYYRPDAAKAEAVMRPSAKLNEVVATLN from the coding sequence ATGGCAAAGATTATCTATACCCACACTGACGAAGCGCCGATGCTGGCGACGTACTCATTCCTGCCGATTGTGGAAGCTTTCGCCTCGACGGCGGGCGTGGAGGTCGAGACCCGCGACATTTCGCTGGCCGGCCGAATTATCGCCGTCTTCGGTGACTACCTGACTGAAGAGCAGGGGATCAGTGACGCGCTGGCCGAACTGGGTGAACTGGCAAAGAAACCCGAAGCCAACATCATCAAGCTCCCCAACATCAGCGCATCCGTCCCGCAGCTGAAGGCAGTCATTGCCGAACTGCAGGGGCAGGGCTACGCGCTTCCGGACTACCCGGACAACCCCTCCTCTGACGAAGAGACGGACATTAGGTCGCGCTACGACAAGATCAAGGGCTCGGCCGTGAACCCGGTCCTGCGTGAAGGCAACTCCGACCGCCGCGCACCCCTGTCGGTGAAAAACTACGCCCGCCAGAATCCGCACTCCATGGGTGCCTGGAGCGCCGACTCCAAGACCAACGTTGCGCACATGACGGCGGACGACTTCCGCTCCAACGAGAAGTCCGTGGTCATTCCCGCAGATGACACCATCAAGATCCAGATTGTCCGCGAAGACGGCACCGTCAAGGTCCTCAAGCCGGCCTTCCCCGTCCTCGCCGGTGAAGTAGTGGACGGCACCGTCCTGCGCGCCGCCGCATTGGACGAGTTCCTGGCTGCCCAGGTGGTCCGCGCCAAGGAAGAAGGCGTGCTGTTCTCGGCACACCTGAAGGCCACCATGATGAAGATCTCCGACCCGGTCATCTTCGGCCACGTCGTCAAGGCGTACTTCTCCGAACTCTTCGACACCTACGGCAAGCAGATCGCTGCTGCCGGCCTGAGCGCCAACAACGGCCTCGCTTCCATCCTCAAAGGCCTCGATGAACTCCCGGAGGACGTCCGCGAAGGCATCAAGGCGGCCATCAAGAAGGGCCTGGCAGACGGCCCGGCACTGGCCATGGTCGACTCTGACAAGGGCATTACCAACCTCCACGTTCCCAGCGACATCATTGTCGACGCTTCGATGCCGGCAATGATCCGCAGCTCCGGCCACATGTGGGGACCGGACGGCAAGGAAGCCGATACCCTCGCGGTCATCCCGGACAGCTGCTACGCAGATGTGTACCAAGTGGTCATCGATGACTGCCGTGCCCACGGCGCCTTCGATCCCACCACCATGGGTACGGTTCCGAACGTCGGCCTGATGGCACAAGCGGCTGAGGAATACGGCAGCCACAACAAGACCTTCGAGGTTGAGTACGCCGGAACCATGCAGGTTGTGGATTCCTCCGGAACCGTGCTGATCGAACACCAGGTCTCCCCGGGCGACATCTGGCGCGCCTGCCAGACCAAGGACGTGCCGATCCGCGACTGGGTCAAACTGGCCGTTACCCGTGCCCGCGCCTCCAAGATGCCGGCCGTCTTCTGGCTCGACGAAACCCGTGCCCACGACGCCCAGCTGATCGCCAAGGTCAAGGAATACCTGAAGGACCACGACACCGAGGGCCTGCAGATCGAAATCATGTCCCCGGAGAAGGCCACCGCGTTCACGCTGGAGCGGATCCGCAAGGGCGAAGACACCATCTCGGTGACCGGAAACGTGTTGCGTGACTACCTCACCGACCTGTTCCCGATCCTCGAACTTGGCACGAGCGCCAAGATGCTCTCCGTGGTCCCGCTGATCAACGGCGGCGGCCTCTTCGAGACCGGTGCCGGCGGTTCGGCCCCGAAGCACGTCCAGCAGCTCCTGCAGGAAAACCACTTGCGCTGGGACAGCCTGGGCGAGTTCCTTGCTCTGGCGGTTAGCTTCGAGCACCTCGCCACCACCACGGGCAACGCCCGGGCCCAGGTCCTCGCCGACACGCTGGACCGTGCCACGGGCACGTTCCTCCTGGACAACAAGTCCCCGAAGCGCCGGGTGGGCGAACTCGACAACCGAGGCAGCCACTACTACCTCGCCAAGTACTGGGCACAGGAACTGGCCCAACAGACCGACGACGCCGAGCTCGCCGCGGCGTTCTCCGCCGTTGCCGGAGCCCTGACGTCCAACGAGGAAACCATCATCGCCGAGCTGCTCGCAGTCCAGGGTTCGCCTGCCGACATCGGCGGCTACTACCGCCCCGACGCCGCAAAGGCGGAGGCCGTGATGCGTCCTTCCGCGAAGCTCAACGAGGTTGTCGCCACGCTGAACTAA
- a CDS encoding trypsin-like serine peptidase, which yields MTKKSLPITGLLSLLTSAVLTLCAAGGAAAATPYTAVSSFAAPGTQQLVSLATTNTDPTGYWTPERMQAAIPGDVLAVKALARGGAPSTASGTVETGPPVKIASAKGGSGSLHQDEDPIDHVGKVFFTMGAFAYVCSGNVVVSDNDSTVATAGHCVNEGPGAFVRNFVFVPAYLNGKAPFGIWPAKALYTTPQWRTAGDIRYDTGFAVTATVNGKHLADVVGASGVEFNQDRGLSYQAFGYPAAPPFDGQSLKSCSGDATKDPINPQFKAQGIPCDMTGGSSGGPWMVDSGRDSYQNSITSYGYPGGPAVIYGPYWGSVIQEAYDSASTS from the coding sequence ATGACAAAGAAATCACTCCCCATCACTGGTCTCCTGAGCCTCCTTACCTCCGCCGTTTTGACCCTCTGTGCCGCTGGAGGGGCGGCAGCCGCAACGCCTTACACCGCGGTTTCGAGCTTCGCAGCGCCTGGGACGCAGCAGCTCGTCAGCTTGGCGACAACAAACACCGACCCCACGGGGTACTGGACTCCCGAACGGATGCAAGCAGCGATCCCTGGGGATGTCCTCGCAGTTAAAGCCCTCGCACGAGGTGGCGCCCCCAGCACCGCCAGCGGCACGGTCGAAACCGGCCCGCCAGTGAAAATCGCCAGCGCCAAGGGCGGCAGCGGGAGCCTGCACCAAGACGAAGACCCCATTGACCACGTCGGCAAGGTCTTCTTCACCATGGGCGCCTTCGCCTACGTCTGCTCCGGCAACGTCGTCGTGTCGGACAACGACAGCACTGTCGCGACCGCGGGCCACTGCGTCAATGAGGGTCCCGGGGCGTTCGTCCGGAACTTCGTTTTCGTTCCGGCTTATCTCAACGGCAAGGCTCCTTTCGGCATCTGGCCTGCCAAAGCCCTTTACACCACACCCCAGTGGCGCACCGCGGGCGACATTCGCTATGACACAGGCTTCGCAGTCACTGCCACGGTGAACGGCAAGCACTTGGCCGACGTCGTCGGCGCGTCCGGCGTAGAGTTCAACCAGGATCGGGGGCTCAGCTACCAAGCGTTCGGCTACCCTGCCGCCCCGCCGTTCGACGGACAATCGCTGAAGAGCTGTTCGGGTGACGCCACCAAGGACCCCATCAATCCACAGTTCAAGGCGCAGGGCATTCCCTGCGATATGACCGGCGGATCATCGGGCGGACCCTGGATGGTCGACTCCGGCCGGGATTCCTACCAAAACTCCATTACGAGCTACGGCTACCCCGGCGGCCCGGCCGTGATCTACGGGCCTTATTGGGGCTCAGTCATCCAGGAAGCCTACGATTCGGCGTCCACGTCCTAG
- the purH gene encoding bifunctional phosphoribosylaminoimidazolecarboxamide formyltransferase/IMP cyclohydrolase encodes MSLTQLDRVPIRRALISVYDKTGLEELAKGLHAAGVAIVSTGSTAKRIAAAGIPVKEVEEVTGSPEMLDGRVKTLHPRVHGGILADRRVPAHMETLAKMEIEPFDLVVVNLYPFVETVRSGAEQDDVVEQIDIGGPAMVRSAAKNHAAVAIVVDPNFYGAVVEAAAAGGFDLKTRRRLAAKAFAHTATYDTAVATWTASQFLDEDGDGIIDWPAYAGLALERSEVLRYGENPHQQAALYVDKAAPAGIAQADQLHGKAMSYNNFVDADAALRAAFDFSEPAVAIIKHANPCGVAVGSADAADPIADAHAKAHACDPVSAFGGVIAANSIVTAGMARTVAGIFTEVVIAPGFEPEAVEILSKKKNIRLLALPDGYGRYPTEIRQVSGGVLVQQADKVDADGDNPANWTLAAGEAADDATLADLAFAWTACRAAKSNAILLANNGAAVGIGMGQVNRLDSCKLAVERANTLGVQVESDVEGAGGASNSNASGAPERARGAVAASDAFFPFADGLQILIDAGVRAVVQPGGSVRDEEVIAAANAAGITMYFTGARHFFH; translated from the coding sequence GTGAGCTTGACGCAGCTTGACCGTGTTCCCATCCGCCGTGCACTGATCTCGGTTTACGACAAGACGGGGCTGGAGGAGCTCGCGAAGGGCCTGCATGCAGCAGGAGTCGCCATCGTCTCCACCGGCTCCACCGCGAAGAGGATTGCCGCAGCCGGTATTCCGGTCAAGGAAGTCGAAGAAGTCACGGGTTCCCCGGAGATGCTCGATGGCCGGGTCAAGACCCTGCACCCGCGCGTGCACGGCGGCATCCTGGCCGACCGCCGCGTTCCTGCCCACATGGAAACGCTGGCCAAGATGGAGATCGAGCCCTTCGACCTCGTGGTGGTCAACCTCTACCCGTTCGTGGAGACCGTCCGCTCCGGCGCTGAGCAGGACGACGTCGTCGAGCAGATCGACATCGGAGGCCCCGCGATGGTGCGTTCGGCCGCCAAGAACCATGCCGCCGTCGCGATCGTTGTTGACCCGAACTTCTACGGCGCCGTGGTGGAAGCCGCCGCTGCTGGTGGCTTTGACCTGAAAACGCGCCGCCGCCTGGCCGCCAAGGCTTTCGCCCACACCGCAACGTACGACACCGCCGTTGCCACCTGGACCGCCAGCCAGTTCCTCGATGAAGACGGCGACGGCATTATCGACTGGCCCGCTTATGCCGGCCTCGCCCTCGAGCGCTCCGAGGTGCTGCGCTACGGCGAAAACCCGCACCAGCAGGCCGCCCTTTATGTGGACAAGGCTGCGCCCGCCGGCATTGCCCAGGCAGACCAGTTGCACGGCAAGGCCATGAGCTACAACAACTTCGTCGACGCCGACGCCGCCCTCCGCGCCGCGTTCGACTTCTCCGAGCCTGCGGTCGCCATCATCAAACACGCCAACCCCTGCGGCGTTGCCGTTGGTTCCGCCGATGCCGCCGACCCCATCGCCGACGCCCACGCCAAGGCCCACGCTTGCGATCCGGTGTCCGCTTTCGGCGGCGTCATCGCGGCCAACAGCATTGTCACGGCGGGTATGGCCAGAACCGTGGCCGGGATCTTCACCGAGGTTGTCATCGCCCCGGGCTTCGAGCCGGAAGCCGTTGAAATCCTGTCCAAGAAGAAGAACATCCGCCTCCTGGCGCTCCCGGACGGTTACGGCCGCTACCCGACGGAGATCCGCCAGGTCTCGGGCGGCGTCCTCGTACAGCAAGCCGACAAGGTGGACGCCGACGGCGACAACCCCGCCAACTGGACCCTCGCCGCCGGCGAAGCCGCCGACGATGCCACGCTGGCTGACCTCGCGTTCGCCTGGACCGCTTGCCGCGCCGCCAAGTCCAACGCGATCCTCCTCGCCAACAACGGCGCCGCAGTCGGCATCGGCATGGGCCAGGTCAACCGCCTGGACTCCTGCAAACTGGCCGTTGAGCGCGCCAACACCTTGGGCGTTCAGGTGGAGTCCGACGTCGAAGGTGCCGGCGGTGCGTCCAATTCGAACGCGAGCGGCGCTCCCGAGCGCGCCCGCGGTGCCGTGGCTGCTTCCGACGCGTTCTTCCCGTTCGCCGATGGCCTGCAGATCCTGATCGACGCCGGTGTCCGCGCCGTCGTCCAGCCTGGCGGTTCAGTGCGCGACGAGGAAGTCATTGCCGCGGCCAACGCAGCCGGCATCACGATGTACTTCACCGGAGCAAGGCACTTCTTCCACTAA
- a CDS encoding N-acetylglucosamine kinase — protein sequence MDSADAILVADVGKSRCRVELRQGDEVLGSADQQGFPGLGMDNGARLAFELLADTAAMLPHGLPASLRGIGAAVAGVEASAANSHRLAVLLSERFKVPAAVLSDATAAQLGALDGAPGTVLIVGTGAVAFRFDDAGTLHRADGWGPLLGDRGSGRWIGQQGLQAALQAHDGGPATSLLGAATALLDSPAQLPAWLAESDNPARTMARFAPVVLKEAEAGDAIARGILDEACSLLVNTVNLASGDTKQVALLGGVVKSEFFDGLLHNALASAGIEVVAALGDGMDGAALAANRRGLLQERYIHRDGTA from the coding sequence ATGGATTCCGCGGATGCGATTTTGGTAGCCGACGTCGGCAAGAGCCGATGCAGGGTAGAACTCAGGCAGGGCGATGAGGTGTTGGGCTCGGCGGACCAGCAGGGCTTCCCCGGCCTGGGCATGGACAACGGCGCCCGGCTCGCCTTCGAGCTCCTCGCGGACACTGCAGCCATGCTGCCGCACGGGCTTCCGGCCTCGTTGCGGGGAATCGGCGCCGCCGTGGCCGGGGTTGAGGCCTCCGCGGCGAACTCCCACCGCCTCGCCGTCCTGCTTTCCGAACGCTTCAAGGTCCCGGCCGCGGTTCTCTCGGACGCCACCGCGGCCCAGCTCGGCGCCCTGGACGGCGCGCCCGGAACTGTGCTGATTGTGGGCACGGGGGCCGTTGCCTTCCGCTTCGACGACGCGGGGACCCTCCACCGTGCCGACGGTTGGGGACCGCTGTTGGGCGATCGCGGAAGCGGCCGGTGGATCGGCCAGCAGGGTCTTCAGGCCGCACTTCAAGCGCACGACGGCGGACCGGCCACTTCGTTGCTCGGCGCGGCTACCGCGCTGCTTGACTCACCCGCGCAGCTTCCGGCGTGGCTCGCCGAATCCGACAACCCGGCCCGGACGATGGCGCGTTTCGCCCCCGTGGTGCTGAAAGAAGCGGAGGCGGGAGACGCCATCGCACGCGGCATTTTGGACGAGGCGTGCAGTCTCCTTGTGAACACCGTGAACCTTGCCTCCGGCGACACGAAGCAAGTGGCGCTCCTTGGCGGCGTAGTGAAATCGGAGTTCTTCGATGGGCTCTTGCACAACGCCCTCGCTTCGGCTGGGATTGAGGTGGTTGCGGCACTCGGCGATGGCATGGACGGGGCCGCCCTCGCAGCGAACCGCCGCGGGCTCCTCCAGGAAAGGTACATTCACCGTGACGGAACAGCCTGA
- the murQ gene encoding N-acetylmuramic acid 6-phosphate etherase gives MTEQPDAAASPGPLSGDGLKELRSELAGLQTEAASPALSELDTMGTAELVDAMNEQNRGVPAAVELASEQIAAVVDAVAERLARGGRLLYVGAGTAGRLGVLDASECPPTFGTPPSLVVGIIAGGTQAIQKPVEYAEDNATAGARDLHDISVTEADAVVGISASGRTPYVIGALEEARSRGAFTASLACNHDSPISKLADVAIDVVVGPEFVAGSTRLKAGTAQKLVLNMISTLAMVKLGKTYGNLMVDLRATNNKLLARSQRTIQHATGVDAETAIRALDSVGGSVKAAIMVVLTGIDPAQAKTALDEAGGFLRKAIEKHG, from the coding sequence GTGACGGAACAGCCTGACGCAGCAGCTTCCCCGGGTCCGCTCAGTGGGGATGGGCTCAAGGAACTCCGCTCCGAGCTCGCGGGCCTGCAAACAGAAGCGGCATCGCCCGCACTCAGTGAGTTGGACACCATGGGCACGGCCGAGCTCGTCGACGCCATGAACGAGCAGAACCGCGGCGTCCCGGCCGCCGTCGAACTAGCGAGCGAGCAGATCGCCGCAGTGGTCGACGCCGTTGCGGAACGCCTCGCCCGCGGCGGCCGGCTGCTCTACGTCGGCGCCGGAACTGCCGGACGGCTCGGAGTTTTGGACGCGAGCGAATGCCCGCCAACCTTCGGCACTCCCCCGAGCCTCGTCGTCGGGATCATCGCGGGCGGCACCCAGGCCATCCAGAAACCGGTGGAGTACGCCGAGGACAATGCCACGGCCGGAGCCCGGGACCTGCACGACATCAGCGTGACCGAGGCGGACGCCGTCGTCGGAATCTCGGCTTCGGGACGCACGCCGTACGTGATCGGCGCCCTTGAGGAGGCCCGCAGCCGCGGGGCTTTCACCGCCTCGCTCGCCTGCAACCACGACTCACCCATCAGCAAACTGGCGGACGTGGCGATCGACGTAGTGGTCGGTCCGGAATTCGTTGCCGGTTCCACGCGGCTCAAGGCCGGCACGGCGCAAAAGCTCGTCCTCAACATGATCAGCACGCTCGCCATGGTCAAGCTCGGGAAGACCTATGGAAACCTGATGGTCGATCTGCGAGCCACCAACAACAAACTCCTTGCGAGGTCCCAGCGGACTATCCAACACGCCACGGGAGTGGACGCGGAGACGGCGATTCGCGCTCTGGATTCCGTGGGTGGATCGGTCAAGGCGGCCATCATGGTGGTGCTGACGGGCATCGATCCCGCGCAGGCGAAGACTGCTTTGGATGAGGCCGGCGGCTTCCTGCGAAAGGCGATTGAGAAGCACGGATAG
- a CDS encoding MFS transporter — MNTYTTVPSGEQVVQELPWRWKVQGRIFLIGGLGFMFDAWDVTLNGILIPLLSKHWSLQPADAGWIGTANLIGMALGAFAWGTIADTIGRKRAFTATLLIFSIFTVLGAFAPDLVWFCIFRFMAGFGLGGCIPVDYALVGEFTPRKQRGKVLTAMDGWWPVGAALCGFISAGLVAAFADWRLTMLVMVLPALLVFWVRRSVPESPLFLIRKGRRQEAADVIDSLVLATGAEPRAYSLPVPQDAPRLSAGSAWRQLRRVWQFNWKITTAAWALFFSILLVYYLSLTWMPQILIGAGFEEYKAFVTTAGMAGVGLLGVAVAAVLVERVGRKWILVITGPLSALTLVIVSLVVDIPDAAVFWLLAFGFVIQVAIPVLYTYVSELYPTELRGSGFGWASTFSRVGAGIGPLVFASYFWPEFGLATSFALAGGLIVLSVLWMALFAPETKQLDLD, encoded by the coding sequence ATGAATACTTACACAACCGTCCCGAGCGGCGAGCAGGTTGTGCAGGAGCTGCCGTGGCGGTGGAAGGTCCAGGGCCGGATCTTCCTGATCGGCGGCCTCGGCTTCATGTTCGATGCCTGGGACGTCACCCTCAACGGCATCCTCATTCCGCTGCTTTCCAAGCATTGGTCCCTCCAGCCCGCCGACGCCGGATGGATCGGCACTGCCAACCTGATCGGCATGGCCTTGGGCGCCTTCGCCTGGGGCACCATCGCGGACACGATCGGCCGGAAGCGGGCATTCACCGCCACTCTGCTGATCTTCTCGATCTTCACGGTGCTAGGTGCTTTCGCCCCGGACTTGGTCTGGTTTTGCATCTTCCGGTTCATGGCCGGCTTCGGGCTGGGCGGCTGTATTCCGGTGGACTACGCCCTGGTAGGTGAATTCACGCCAAGGAAGCAACGCGGCAAGGTGCTTACCGCCATGGATGGTTGGTGGCCCGTGGGCGCAGCCCTGTGCGGCTTCATTTCAGCAGGACTTGTTGCGGCCTTTGCCGATTGGCGCCTGACCATGCTCGTCATGGTGTTGCCTGCCCTGCTGGTGTTCTGGGTCAGGCGGAGCGTGCCCGAATCCCCGCTCTTCCTCATCCGCAAGGGCCGGCGCCAAGAGGCCGCCGACGTCATCGACAGTCTCGTCCTGGCCACAGGAGCCGAGCCGCGCGCCTACAGTCTTCCCGTGCCGCAAGACGCGCCGCGCCTCTCCGCTGGCAGCGCGTGGCGGCAGCTGCGACGCGTCTGGCAGTTCAACTGGAAGATCACGACGGCGGCATGGGCCCTGTTTTTCAGCATCCTTCTGGTCTACTACTTGAGCTTGACGTGGATGCCGCAGATTCTGATTGGCGCAGGATTCGAGGAGTACAAGGCCTTCGTGACGACAGCCGGGATGGCCGGCGTCGGGCTCCTGGGCGTGGCGGTCGCGGCAGTGCTGGTGGAGCGGGTGGGCCGCAAGTGGATCCTGGTCATCACCGGGCCACTGTCCGCGTTGACCCTGGTGATCGTGTCATTGGTGGTGGACATTCCTGACGCGGCGGTGTTCTGGCTCCTGGCGTTCGGCTTCGTTATCCAGGTGGCCATCCCCGTGCTTTACACCTACGTGTCGGAGCTCTACCCCACCGAGCTCCGGGGTTCCGGCTTCGGCTGGGCGTCCACGTTCTCACGGGTTGGTGCCGGGATCGGGCCGCTCGTGTTCGCCTCGTATTTCTGGCCCGAGTTTGGATTGGCCACGTCCTTCGCCTTGGCTGGCGGGCTCATTGTGCTGTCCGTGCTGTGGATGGCGTTGTTTGCGCCGGAGACCAAGCAGCTCGACCTCGACTGA
- the purN gene encoding phosphoribosylglycinamide formyltransferase, with product MRIVVLVSGTGSNLQAVIDAVKAGELDVEIAAVGADRPGTYGVERSAEAGLDTFVVDFKDYADRADWNAALTKAVASYDPDVVVSSGFMRIVSPEFIDAFGGKYLNTHPALLPAFPGAHGVRDAMAYGVKVTGCTVHWADAGVDTGPIIAQEAVEIAPDDTEDTLHERIKVVERRLLVQTLAELAAGKHA from the coding sequence ATGCGCATTGTTGTCCTCGTCTCCGGAACCGGTTCCAACCTCCAAGCAGTAATCGACGCAGTGAAGGCGGGCGAGCTGGACGTTGAGATCGCAGCCGTGGGAGCCGACCGGCCGGGTACCTACGGCGTGGAACGCTCCGCCGAGGCCGGACTGGACACCTTCGTGGTGGACTTCAAGGACTACGCAGACCGGGCCGATTGGAACGCCGCGCTGACCAAAGCCGTTGCCTCGTACGATCCGGACGTAGTGGTTTCCTCCGGGTTCATGCGGATTGTCAGCCCGGAATTCATCGACGCCTTCGGCGGCAAGTACCTCAACACGCACCCCGCATTGCTGCCCGCTTTCCCGGGTGCCCACGGAGTCCGCGATGCCATGGCCTATGGCGTGAAAGTGACTGGCTGCACCGTCCACTGGGCCGACGCCGGCGTCGACACCGGGCCCATCATCGCCCAGGAAGCCGTCGAAATCGCCCCGGACGACACCGAAGACACCCTGCACGAACGCATCAAGGTGGTGGAGCGCAGGCTCCTGGTCCAGACCCTCGCAGAGCTCGCGGCGGGAAAACACGCCTGA